One window from the genome of Yarrowia lipolytica chromosome 1B, complete sequence encodes:
- a CDS encoding uncharacterized protein (Converted to coding from non-coding YALI0B07942g, weakly similar to uniprot|Q06593 Saccharomyces cerevisiae YPR194c OPT2 no start): MGVVFASIRLPFDYRTGNVYRDAPFEKKQPEFGAVGAETEIGEVTDATSSDTEATAEEFDYVAKEHGTPPNIIDGTYSAEVVFMADNHDPKFNACFMDTLKGLLDSGEESEKNDEENEEDLGADPAQRSKQLRYWATLLHWWSPYPEVRAVTDPFDDENQCALTWRAVLLGIIWVGVTSFVNMFFRQRTTAGHRHGQLRQLRPYIPLRTFFNATFHLSLFYNPKWSGGFGYGFLLMLVTQFMGFGLGGILRRVAVYPVMSMCPTILPTLAVFYTNNYTTWLPINDNRLYDNSGNVYDVTKILTNYLFDEQKYQNYSPPE, from the exons ATGGGGGTTGTATTTGCCTCCATTCGATTACCATTCGATTATCGCACCGGAAATGTCTACAGAGACGCTCCCTTTGAAAAGAAGCAGCCGGAGTTTGGAGCGGTTGGAGCCGAAACCGAGATCGGAGAGGTTACCgatgctacaagtagcgacACTGAGGCAACTGCTGAGGAGTTCGACTACGTTGCCAAGGAACACGGGACTCCTCCAAACATCATTGATGGTACGTACTCGGCCGAAGTTGTGTTTATGGCCGACAA CCACGACCCCAAATTCAACGCCTGTTTCATGGACACGCTCAAGGGGCTCTTGGACTCTGGTGAAGAGAGCGAGAAGAATGACGAAGAAAACGAAGAAGACTTGGGGGCGGATCCTGCCCAACGGTCGAAGCAATTGCGATATTGGGCCACTCTGTTGCACTGGTGGTCTCCGTACCCCGAGGTTCGTGCTGTGACCGATCCTTTTGACGACGAAAACCAGTGTGCACTTACCTGGCGAGCCGTTCTTCTGGGAATCATCTGGGTCGGGGTGACTTCGTTTGTCAACATGTTTTTTCGAC AAAGAACAACTGCTGGCCACCGTCATGGTCAATTGCGCCAATTGAGGCCCTATATTCCGCTGAGAACATTTTTTAATGCAACATTTCATTTGTCTCTTTTCTACAACCCGAAATGGTCGGGAGGGTTCGGCTACGGCTTTTTGCTCATGCTGGTGACCCAATTCATGGGGTTTGGACTGGGGGGAATTCTCCGTCGAGTTGCAGTCTACCCGGTCATGTCAATGTGCCCAACCATTCTGCCGACTCTGGCGGTGTTCTACACCAACAACTACACCACGTGGCTGCCCATCAACGATAACAGACTGTATGACAACTCGGGAAACGTCTACGACGTGACCAAAATCCTCACCAACTATCTGTTTGACGAGCAGAAATACCAAAACTACTCCCCTCCTGAATAG
- a CDS encoding uncharacterized protein (Truncated form of YALI0B08008g, some similarities with uniprot|Q871I9 Neurospora crassa NCU08954.1 20H10.300) has translation MLRLNSVARQLRPFSTSSPAMQFFLVQVADKPGMLEKRMSLRPAHLEALQNKSAGNNFIICGGGVADKHPGAGETPQVTGSTLIVQTDDRDSIVEKLKGDVYAKEGVWDLTNVKIQAVSMSVQQGDCRGSLTVLWPSGAAAGTATSVVMVMVMFSDVLSLAAWLVRIWHCAVDPGRTLGW, from the coding sequence ATGCTCCGACTCAACTCTGTCGCCCGACAACTCCGtcccttctccacctcctcgcCCGCCATGCAATTCTTTCTCGTCCAGGTCGCCGACAAGCCCGGTATGCTCGAAAAGCGAATGTCTCTGCGACCCGCCCATCTGGAGGCTCTGCAGAACAAGTCTGCCGGCAACAACTTCATCATTTGCGGCGGAGGCGTTGCCGACAAGCATCCTGGCGCCGGCGAAACCCCCCAGGTGACTGGGTCCACGCTGATTGTGCAGACTGACGACCGTGACAGCAttgtggagaagctcaagggaGACGTGTacgccaaggagggcgTTTGGGATTTGACCAATGTCAAGATTCAGGCCGTGAGTATGAGCGTTCAGCAAGGGGACTGTCGAGGTAGTCTGACAGTCCTATGGCCAAGTGGCGCAGCTGCTGGGACTGCTACgtcggtggtgatggtgatggtgatgttcAGCGATGTGCTGTCACTTGCGGCGTGGCTAGTGCGGATCTGGCACTGTGCGGTAGATCCTGGTCGAACGTTGGGCTGGTGA
- a CDS encoding uncharacterized protein (Converted to coding from non-coding YALI0B07942g, weakly similar to uniprot|Q06593 Saccharomyces cerevisiae YPR194c OPT2 no start) has protein sequence MWTALKDTALALRYLHRSNHEGLGGPFSRMQKKHKEVPDWWFYCILLATFGALGATKALVVQVADQAMIYTTDQKTTHYAHILPPRSICLIQLWATLVNGLVCLGVMQFQFSINDICTKHNAMKFSCPNETTLFSASIIWGLVGPKRIFDHQYPVLKWMFLRGAGVGFVFWAVQFAIPQLLLLNRYPHKTKQILRYQRIVTKAHPLIIVNGFLGWTPYNLTKWSSRYTWPWGSTGSS, from the exons ATGTGGACGGCACTTAAAGACACGGCGCTGGCCCTGAGATATCTCCACCGGTCCAACCATGAGGGCCTGGGAGGTCCCTTCTCTCGAATGCAAAAGAAACACAAGGAGGTGCCCGACTGGTGGTTCTACTGCATTCTACTCGCCACCTTTGGG GCCCTCGGCGccaccaaggctctggTTGTTCAGGTGGCAGACCAGGCCATGATCTACACCACCGACCAGAAAACCACCCACTACGCGCACATCCTGCCTCCCCGGAGCATTTGTCTGATCCAACTGTGGGCCACGCTGGTCAATGGGCTGGTTTGTCTCGGAGTCATGCAATTCCAGTTCTCCATCAACGACATTTGCACCAAACACAACGCCATGAAGTTCTCCTGTCCCAACGAAACCACTCTGTTCTCCGCCTCCATCATTTGGGGGCTGGTTGGACCCAAGCGAATCTTTGACCACCAATACCCGGTTCTCAAGTGGATGTTTCTGCGGGGAGCTGGGGTCGGGTTTGTCTTTTGGGCAGTCCAATTTGCAATTCCgcaactgctgctgctgaacaGGTACCCCCACAAGACGAAGCAGATTCTCAGGTACCAGCGAATCGTGACCAAGGCCCATCCTCTGATCATCGTCAACGGGTTTTTGGGCTGGACTCCCTACAACCTGACCAAATGGTCATCACGGTATACGTGGCCCTGGGGTTCAACTGGTTCATCATGA
- a CDS encoding uncharacterized protein (Compare to YALI0B08030g, uniprot|Q96VC9 Yarrowia lipolytica Carboxylesterase/lipase type B): MVPGLQAIRQPQKVALEQPRQLVAVLVELGRVEHVQHVDGVVGPLVGVVGVGLIDGQTVNSRSGAVVSGLLHLLEQQMVKVIEGGVSLEIETRRLDIATLLDAVKLGNLLTHGRLGHLCQQLLVVLRVDWQEIQHALVLAIGDDELVEPVRSQMLLPSGLEKVAVVASHAHSHIELDLGVEQLLIGQRSKVGHFLASDLGHLLLQTSMPLGRLRSDGLESATHHDGISEQLSAVHGVLDEHVMDCYRAGRLTGQCHVQRIASKVLNVAVDPLAARVLIPRAPVALAVLGEEARETQSVLDTHVHNRLAYSHRLCHQELGLIDEVVDTALNIGAAVDPHNSGQPGVGRHALRSRHNQVVAQQTVLVRVHIDFLPEVVWHGEEVEWGAGLGAHGTDLGGVDLRAVPIVLEHGLLKLARNVGVSDVEKLLNSAVLNGVADNRGVERGEFERHGDWGKTVYWGSVVWCGVDWCVYWFASVRLAGRIASRFELFLGRFRARGICLTRHKKWRGSQLLSLSFISVRFSVYAAACMHACGVHVESGVK; this comes from the coding sequence ATGGTCCCAGGGCTCCAGGCCATACGCCAGCCGCAAAAAGTGGCTCTGGAACAGCCGAGACAGCTTGTCGCCGTGCTCGTTGAACTTGGTCGAGTTGAACATGTACAGCACGTCGACGGCGTGGTGGGCCCGCTGGTCGGGGTTGTGGGGGTTGGGCTCATCGACGGCCAGACGGTAAACTCGAGAAGTGGAGCCGTTGTTTCgggcctcctccatcttcttgaacAGCAGATGGTTAAAGTAATTGAAGGTGGCGTCAGTCTTGAGATCGAGACACGCAGACTTGATATCGCCACCCTCCTTGATGCCGTAAAGCTCGGAAATCTCCTTACCCACGGGCGACTTGGCCACCTTTGCCaacagctcctcgtcgtcctgCGCGTTGACTGGCAGGAAATACAGCATGCCCTCGTCCTTGCAATCGGAGATGATGAGCTTGTCGAGCCAGTCAGGAGTCAGATGCTGCTTCCATCCGGGCTCGAAAAAGTCGCCGTCGTCGCAAGTCATGCACACAGCCACATTGAGCTTGATCTGGGCGTCGAGCAGCTCCTTATCGGACAGAGAAGCAAGGTCGGCCACTTCCTTGCCAGTGACCTtggccaccttctcctccaaacgAGCATGCCACTTGGGAGGCTGAGGAGTGATGGTCTCGAGAGTGCCACTCATCATGACGGCATTTCGGAACAACTTTCGGCCGTTCATGGAGTCCTTGATGAGCATGTTATGGACTGCTACAGAGCCGGCAGACTCACCGGTCAATGTCACGTTCAAAGGATCGCCTCCAAAGTCCTGAATGTGGCGGTTGACCCACTGGCAGCCCGTGTACTGATCCCACGTGCCCCAGTTGCCCTTGCCGTTCTTGGTGAGGAAGCCCGCGAGACCCAGTCGGTACTCGATACACACGTGCACAATCGGCTTGCCTACTCGCACCGACTCTGCCACCAGGAACTGGGGCTCATAGATGAGGTTGTAGATACTGCCCTCAATATTGGAGCCGCCGTGGATCCACACAACAGTGGGCAGCCGGGCGTTGGCAGACACGCCCTTCGGTCGCGTCACAATCAGGTTGTCGCACAGCAGACCGTCCTGGTACGTGTCCACATTGACTTTCTCCCAGAGGTCGTCTGGCacggagaagaagttgaATGGGGTGCGGGGTTGGGGGCACACGGGACCGACCTTGGTGGCGTCGATCTCCGCGCCGTTCCAATCGTTCTTGAGCACGGGCTTCTCAAACTTGCCAGGAATGTCGGCGTATCGGATGTTGAGAAACTGCTCAACAGCGCCGTTCTGAACGGTGTTGCCGACAATCGAGGCGTTGAGCGAGGGGAGTTCGAGAGGCATGGCGACTGGGGAAAGACCGTCTATTGGGGTAGTGTCGTTTGGTGTGGTGTCGATTGGTGTGTCTATTGGTTTGCGTCTGTGAGACTCGCTGGGCGGATTGCAAGTCGATTCGAGTTGTTTCTGGGCCGTTTTCGCGCGCGTGGTATTTGTTTAACTCGTCACAAAAAATGGAGAGGAAGTCAACTTCTTTCTCTATCTTTTATTTCGGTGCGTTTTTCGGTTTATGCAGCTGCATGCATGCATGCGTGTGGGGTGCATGTGGAATCGGGGGTGAAATAG
- a CDS encoding uncharacterized protein (Compare to YALI0B07898g, similar to uniprot|Q06593 Saccharomyces cerevisiae YPR194c OPT2): MAISKVKGGVGFMIVFLGAFSACMSGEVDIGLYLADSSSDLGFFVCIYISISPVDCTHSSHPPTMLRLKLFGKEKSSEEEVETEIGEVLDVSDVPEISEIPPDVTEYVAQQLGTPPNDVDGSYPADVLFMAEKFLLMSENEAIEICTRNLKYHEFDPNFRDSHKDLLAELLKSFNGSGDPDEAASDEKDEKDEKDDLDPIQKSMLLRFWATLFHWWSPYPEVRAVTDPFDDDSQTCLTWRVLLLGTIWVGVGAFVNQFFDPRLPAITLSASVCQLLLYPSGRLLQYCLPDWGFSIRGHRFTLNPGEWSQKEQLLATVMVNCANGTPYVAENIFIQYMPMFYNQKWAGGFGYGFLLMLVTQFMGFGLAGLLRRVGVYPVMAMWPSILPTLAVNKALLAPNRKESINGWTITRYHFFFLVFLASFLYFWIPNYLWTAISTWNWMTWIAPNNADLAIVTGSISGMGYNPIPTFDWNMMNMLISPILTPLYSSMNQYVGMFVSGLFILAVFYTNNNYTKWLPINDNTLYDNTGNPFDVTKILTNFIFDESKYKKYSPPYYSAANLVLYGAFFALYPMAFVYSVLCYWKQMGIALRDTWLSLRYIHRSNYEGLDDAFSRIQKKHKEVPDWWFYAILLIMFGLSIALVEHWPTDTPVWVIVLCLGMCLVFLLPFTIFYSISGVLLTLNVLGELIIGYALPGKFQALNTTKALMVQIADQAMNYTTDQKTTHYAHLPPRSIFMIQLWATLVNGLVCLGVLQFQMFSVKEICTKHNSMKFSCPNENTLFSASVIWGVIGPKRIFDHQYPVLKWMFLLGAGVGLLFWAFQYGLPMVLVKRYPASIKKILRYQRIVSKAHPLILCSAMLSWAPYNLSYMTGGFYLAILFNWYLKTRYLEWWRKYAYVFSSGMDTGVALSAIVIFFAVEYNDYGLSWWGNNVSSAGVDGQGIPIPPLPDVGYFGPGPDHYP, encoded by the coding sequence ATGGCGATAAGCAAAGTGAAAGGGGGTGTGGGTTTCATGATAGTGTTTCTCGGAGCGTTTTCAGCATGCATGAGTGGAGAGGTTGATATTGGTCTTTATCTGGCTGATTCTTCGTCTGATTTGGGCTTCTTCgtgtgtatatatatatccaTTTCTCCGGTTGACTGCACTCATTCATCACACCCCCCTACCATGCTCCGATTAAAACTGTttggaaaagaaaaatcgtccgaggaggaggtggagacgGAGATTGGTGAGGTTTTGGACGTCTCGGACGTGCCGGAGATCTCTGAAATCCCCCCCGATGTAACTGAGTACGTTGCTCAGCAGCTGGGTACTCCTCCAAACGACGTGGACGGCTCATATCCCGCAGACGTTCTGTTTATGGCGGAGAAATTTCTGCTCATGTCCGAGAATGAGGCGATTGAAATTTGCACCCGCAACCTCAAGTATCATGAGTTTGACCCCAACTTCCGCGACTCGCATAAGGACTTGTTGGCGGAGTTGTTGAAGTCGTTCAACGGTTCCGGCGATCCCGATGAGGCCGCCTCAGACGAGAAAGACGAGAAAGACGAGAAAGACGACCTGGACCCGATTCAAAAATCCATGTTGCTTCGTTTCTGGGCTACTTTGTTCCACTGGTGGTCTCCGTACCCCGAAGTTCGCGCGGTGACAGACCCgtttgacgacgacagCCAGACGTGTTTGACCTGGCGggtgttgctgctgggcacCATCTGGGTCGGAGTTGGCGCGTTTGTCAACCAGTTTTTCGATCCCCGACTGCCTGCAATCACCCTATCGGCTTCCGTTTGCCAACTACTGCTCTATCCCTCCGGACGATTGTTGCAATACTGTCTGCCGGACTGGGGGTTTTCCATTCGGGGCCACAGGTTCACACTGAACCCTGGCGAATGGTCGCAAAAGGAGCAACTTCTGGCCACGGTAATGGTCAATTGCGCCAACGGAACCCCCTACGTTGCTGAAAACATCTTCATTCAATACATGCCCATGTTCTACAACCAGAAATGGGCTGGAGGGTTCGGCTACGGCTTTTTGCTCATGCTGGTGACCCAGTTCATGGGATTTGGACTCGCTGGACTGCTCAGAAGAGTGGGAGTGTACCCGGTGATGGCAATGTGGCCCAGCATTCTGCCGACTCTGGCGGTCAACAAGGCTTTACTGGCCCCCAATCGAAAAGAATCAATCAACGGATGGACCATCACCCGATACCATTTCTTCTTTCTCGTTTTTCTAGCCTCCTTCCTTTACTTTTGGATCCCCAACTACCTGTGGACCGCCATTTCCACCTGGAACTGGATGACCTGGATCGCGCCCAATAACGCCGATCTGGCCATCGTCACGGGCTCCATCAGCGGAATGGGATACAACCCAATCCCCACCTTTGACTGGAATATGATGAACATGCTCATTTCGCCCATTCTCACCCCGCTCTACTCCTCCATGAACCAGTATGTGGGCATGTTCGTGTCCGGACTCTTCATTCTGGCGGTGTtctacaccaacaacaactacaCCAAATGGCTGCCCATCAACGATAACACCCTGTACGACAACACGGGAAACCCGTTCGACGTGACCAAGATTCTGACCAACTTCATTTTCGATGAATCCAAGTACAAAAAATACTCTCCGCCGTACTACTCGGCGGCTAACCTGGTGCTTTACGGCGCCTTCTTCGCCCTCTACCCCATGGCGTTTGTCTACTCGGTTCTGTGCTACTGGAAACAGATGGGCATCGCTCTGAGAGACACGTGGCTGTCGCTGCGGTACATCCACCGGTCCAACTATGAGGGTTTGGACGACGCCTTTTCGCGGATCcagaaaaaacacaagGAAGTGCCCGATTGGTGGTTCTATGCCATTCTGCTCATCATGTTTGGACTGTCCATTGCACTGGTCGAACATTGGCCCACAGACACGCCGGTGTGGGTCATTGTGCTGTGTCTGGGAATGTGTCTTGTTTTCCTGCTGCCCTTCACGATTTTCTACTCCATTTCCGGAGTTCTTCTGACCCTCAACGTGCTGGGTGAACTGATCATCGGCTATGCTCTGCCGGGCAAGTTTCAGGCCCTCAATACCACCAAGGCCCTCATGGTCCAGATTGCCGACCAGGCCATGAACTACACCACCGACCAGAAAACGACCCATTACGCCCACCTGCCTCCCCGCAGCATCTTTATGATCCAGCTGTGGGCCACTCTGGTCAACGGACTGGTCTGCCTGGGGGTTTTGCAGTTCCAAATGTTCAGCGTCAAGGAGATTTGCACCAAACACAACTCCATGAAGTTCTCCTGCCCTAACGAAAACACCCTGTTCTCCGCCTCGGTCATCTGGGGAGTCATTGGCCCCAAGCGAATCTTCGACCACCAGTATCCGGTGCTCAAATGGATGTTTCTGCTGGGGGCAGGAGTCGGGCTGCTTTTCTGGGCCTTCCAGTACGGTCTTCCCATGGTGTTGGTCAAGAGATACCCCGCCAGCATCAAAAAGATCCTCCGGTATCAGCGAATCGTCTCCAAGGCCCATCCGCTCATTCTGTGCAGCGCCATGCTCAGCTGGGCCCCTTACAACCTCAGTTATATGACTGGAGGCTTCTATCTCGCCATTCTCTTCAACTGGTACCTGAAAACCCGCTACCtggagtggtggagaaaGTACGCCTATGTTTTCTCGTCGGGAATGGACACCGGAGTGGCTCTCAGCGCCATCGTCATCTTTTTTGCCGTGGAGTACAACGACTATGGTCTGAGTTGGTGGGGCAACAATGTCTCCAGTGCCGGAGTCGATGGCCAGGGTATTCCCATTCCTCCACTGCCGGATGTTGGCTATTTTGGTCCTGGTCCGGATCATTATCCGTGA
- a CDS encoding uncharacterized protein (Compare to YALI0B08052g, similar to uniprot|Q03049 Saccharomyces cerevisiae YDR541c similarity to dihydroflavonol-4-reductases) — protein sequence MSTILVTGATGFIAGQVIADLLNHGHKVLGTVRQLSKASKLQEAFPEAHKSGKLTFATLSDVRSQDELKAIFASHPEIAVVMHTASPFFYNSEDVVKDLLEPALEGTRSVLQVTQDAGHNVHKVVLTSSVASMLDPFRNKDPSYVATEATWNPVTWDQAAESNNAELAYVASKTFAEQEAWKFVESTKPRFSLTTVNPAAVFGPHATKIDPKALNTSSDVINSLALDTKPGDTPGDFAFLWVDVRNVARAHTLAIDSKLDDKRLLLCNGKFAAQDLVDILNKNFSDIRGTIAEGTPGNGPRVAAQYFNYDNSNTRQLLDLQWIGLEQSIVDFTKQYEAAKSESRAD from the coding sequence ATGTCAACCATTCTCGTCACCGGAGCCACCGGGTTTATTGCTGGTCAGGTCATTGCAGATCTCCTGAATCACGGGCACAAGGTCTTGGGCACCGTGCGCCAGCTCAGCAAGGCCTCCAAGCTCCAGGAGGCGTTTCCTGAAGCCCACAAGTCCGGCAAGCTGACTTTTGCCACGCTTTCCGATGTTCGAAGCCaggacgagctcaaggcgATTTTTGCCTCACACCCCGAAATTGCGGTTGTGATGCACACGGCATCGCCGTTTTTCTACAACTCCGAGGACGTGGTCAAAGACCTGCTGGAGCCGGCGCTCGAGGGCACCCGTTCGGTGCTCCAGGTAACCCAAGACGCCGGCCACAACGTGCACAAGGTGGTGCTGACATCCTCGGTGGCCTCCATGCTCGACCCGTTCAGAAACAAGGACCCCAGCTACGTGGCAACGGAGGCTACATGGAACCCCGTCACGTGGGACCAGGCTGCTGAGTCAAACAACGCCGAACTGGCCTACGTAGCCTCCAAGACATTTGCCGAGCAGGAGGCGTGGAAGTTCGTCGAGAGCACCAAGCCGCGCTTTTCGCTGACTACAGTCAACCCTGCGGCGGTGTTTGGACCCCATGCGACCAAAATCGACCCCAAGGCGCTCAACACGTCCAGCGACGTCATCAACAGCCTGGCTCTGGACACCAAGCCTGGAGACACGCCGGGAGACTTTGCGTTTTTGTGGGTTGACGTGCGAAACGTGGCCCGGGCCCATACGTTGGCTATCGACTCCAAGCTCGACGACAAGCGGCTGCTCCTGTGCAACGGCAAGTTTGCGGCCCAGGACTTGGTTGAtattctcaacaagaactTTTCCGACATTCGAGGCACAATTGCGGAAGGTACTCCCGGGAACGGACCCCGAGTCGCCGCCCAGTACTTTAACTACGACAACTCCAATACCCGCCAGTTGCTGGATTTGCAGTGGATTGGGCTCGAGCAGTCGATTGTGGACTTTACCAAGCAGTACGAGGCTGCGAAATCGGAATCACGAGCTGATTGA
- a CDS encoding mitochondrial 54S ribosomal protein bL28m (Compare to YALI0B08074g, similar to Saccharomyces cerevisiae MRPL24 (YMR193W); ancestral locus Anc_6.282, weakly similar to CAGL0K10912g Candida glabrata), protein MVQSEFHPIWNRTAVPPGIEHRISNFPNVILQIHLLFFYPHPNRTHNRCTFEIFKSQLTNSPQISPSPHTMLSLTNHLAQLSVSGSRAFSTTSACATRSFKHVTRRKAFNQDLYLNPRNQPAVGDKKSDFKVVIPNRKSKYPPYPYGVSFVFKRGDRALFGGRTLGNGYRSSEFRNKTLRKWKPNAQKTTLPSEALGKNVRITTVPRVLSTIRREGGLDAYLTKDTPLRIKEIGVFGWNLRHKILSARNYYQDKEFQPVQTPQGVWKHSWGMVKLDGKQGDLIAKKATLADHLYAVQCYQQMKEGHQPMARGFFNQKTAGWSAVKFFNSLRDAKVDVSEYVLFGGVLRNKNSAVDMFKQARQTGQTLSK, encoded by the coding sequence ATGGTCCAGTCAGAATTCCACCCCATCTGGAATCGAACCGCCGTGCCacccggaatcgaacacCGGATCTCCAACTTCCCAAACGTTATCCTTCAAATCCACTTACTTTTCTTCTACCCCCACCCGAATCGAACTCACAACCGCTGCACATTTGAAATTTTCAAATCACAACTCACAAACTCACCACAgatctctccatcaccacacaccaTGCTGTCTCTGACAAACCACCTGGCCCAGCTCAGCGTGTCTGGCTCGCGGGCGTTCTCTACCACCTCGGCGTGCGCCACCCGATCGTTCAAACATGTGACCCGACGAAAGGCCTTCAACCAGGACCTGTACCTGAACCCCCGAAACCAGCCTGCTGTCGGCGACAAGAAGAGCGACTTCAAGGTCGTTATCCCCAACAGAAAGTCCAAGTACCCTCCTTACCCTTACGGCGTGTCTTTCGTATTCAAGCGAGGTGACCGGGCGCTGTTTGGCGGCCGAACACTCGGTAACGGCTACCGGTCGTCCGAGTTCCGAAACAAGACGCTCCGAAAGTGGAAGCCCAACGCCCAGAAGACGACGCTGCCCAGCGAGGCGCTCGGCAAGAATGTGCGTATCACAACCGTGCCCCGAGTCCTCTCCACCATCCGACGCGAGGGCGGTCTCGATGCATACCTCACCAAGGACACTCCTCTGCgaatcaaggagattggcgTGTTTGGCTGGAACCTGCGACACAAGATTCTCTCCGCCAGAAACTACTACCAGGACAAGGAGTTCCAGCCCGTGCAGACCCCCCAGGGCGTATGGAAGCACTCGTGGGGTATGGTGAAGCTGGACGGCAAGCAGGGCGACCTCATTGCCAAAAAGGCCACTCTCGCTGATCACCTGTACGCTGTGCAATGCTACCAGCAGATGAAGGAGGGCCACCAGCCCATGGCCCGGGGCTTCTTCAACCAGAAGACTGCCGGATGGAGTGCTGTCAAGTTTTTCAACTCCCTCAGAGACGCTAAGGTGGACGTTTCCGAGTACGTGCTGTTTGGCGGCGTGCTGCGAAACAAAAACTCGGCCGTTGACATGTTCAAGCAGGCCCGACAGACCGGCCAGACTCTGTCAAAGTAA